From Salvia splendens isolate huo1 chromosome 16, SspV2, whole genome shotgun sequence, a single genomic window includes:
- the LOC121770382 gene encoding protein FAR1-RELATED SEQUENCE 5-like → MEEGRVVPACSEQIKPVVGQRFESLEFAHAFYDVYARVVGFDTRKQDCAGANIGPSLTFKLLTELMGDYESVGCTVLDIRNYTRDIKRYAEGCDAQMIIDELKKKKENCDAFTYEYEVDSLSRLIHLFWCDPIAKMNFLQFGDIVSFDTTYSTNRYSMIFAPFTGKDNHGRAVSFGAGLLCGESADSFSWLFKQFVKCMGIHPKLIITDQDLGMKVAVEKVLVNTRHRWCMWHIMAKVAEKVPKSLIGNTDFKKDLNLCVWSELIEPTEFEDKWMNVMETYDLVGFEWFQPTLGTFLIVLDAQRNYSAKLDYMDYNTTAKMKTEWSIEKHASTIFTDGAFKEIQEQIMEAYNHCSLVSISNDSSPEVYKVLDHFSSTWSVTLSVEDSVCVCGCKMFSRTALAVHGVQNSDVATHGYVDEKKKAQAILLGEMLGLDNKSIVREARQQIFANGVVTSTAQKKKIMKEFYGAEAPQEVDVQPPEVVSTKGCGSRLPSRVEKALKLKNKPMRQCKKCQEWGHHDSRNCDKFKEKEKMRSRRNSDV, encoded by the exons atggaagaag GACGCGTTGTGCCTGCATGTTCTGAGCAGATAAAGCCTGTAGTTGGTCAGAGGTTCGAATCATTAGAGTTTGCTCACGCGTTTTATGATGTGTATGCTAGGGTCGTTGGGTTTGACACGCGCAAACAAG ATTGTGCTGGTGCTAATATCGGGCCATCTCTAACTTTCAAGTTGCTGACTGAATTGATGGGCGATTATGAGTCTGTTGGGTGTACTGTGTTGGACATTCGCAACTATACACGGGATATCAAAAGATACGCTGAAGGATGTGACGCCCAAATGATAATAGAtgagttgaagaagaagaaggaaaattGTGATGCCTTCACGTACGAGTATGAAGTTGATTCCCTGAGTCGTTTGATTCATTTGTTTTGGTGTGATCCTATTGCCAAGATGAATTTCTTGCAATTTGGTGACATCGTTTCGTTTGATACTACGTACTCAACTAACAG GTACTCAATGATTTTCGCTCCGTTTACTGGTAAGGACAACCATGGCCGTGCAGTGTCCTTTGGAGCTGGTTTGCTTTGTGGTGAGAGCGCGGATTCGTTCTCTTGGCTTTTTAAGCAGTTTGTGAAATGCATGGGCATACATCCCAAGTTGATAATTACTGATCAAGACTTGGGCATGAAAGTAGCTGTTGAAAAAGTTCTTGTGAATACACGTCACAGATGGTGTATGTGGCACATCATGGCAAAGGTAGCTGAAAAGGTTCCTAAGTCACTTATTGGAAATACTGATTttaaaaaggatttgaatttaTGCGTTTGGTCTGAGTTGATTGAACCCACTGAGTTTGAAGACAAGTGGATGAATGTGATGGAGACTTATGATCTTGTTGGCTTTGAATGGTTCCAGCCTACTTTAGGGACTTTCCTAATAGTTC TTGATGCCCAAAGAAACTACTCTGCAAAGCTGGATTATATGGATTATAATACAACTGCAAAGATGAAGACAGAATGGTCTATTGAGAAGCATGCATCCACAATATTTACTGATGGTGCGTTCAAGGAAATTCAAGAACAGATTATGGAGGCTTATAACCACTGCAGTCTGGTATCGATATCTAATGATTCAAGTCCAGAGGTTTACAAGGTTTTAGATCATTTTTCAAGCACATGGTCGGTCACATTATCTGTGGAGGATTCTGTTTGTGTATGTGGTTGTAAGATGTTTTCGAGGACTGCTCTT GCTGTTCATGGCGTCCAAAACTCAGATGTAGCAACGCATGGTTATGTtgatgagaagaagaaggctCAAGCAATTTTGTTGGGAGAGATGTTGGGTCTCGACAACAAATCCATAGTGCGTGAAGCTCGACAACAAATTTTTGCCAACGGGGTTGTAACGTCTACAGcacagaagaagaaaataatgaaGGAATTTTATGGGGCTGAGGCACCCCAGGAAGTGGATGTACAACCACCTGAAGTCGTCAGCACCAAGGGATGTGGTAGTAGACTCCCTTCAAGAGTTGAGAAGGCTTTGAAGCTTAAGAACAAACCTATGCGTCAATGCAAGAAATGTCAGGAGTGGGGTCACCACGATTCAAGGAATTGCGACAAatttaaagagaaagaaaagatgCGGTCCAGAAGAAATTCTGATGTTTGA